One Planctomycetota bacterium genomic window carries:
- a CDS encoding MmgE/PrpD family protein: MGGEDLHRHRLGGGGVGRLIDRPHATAAEPPGDRVGTQSRRFHGSIVAARPACRRRREGSAAIEQAGFPSSRSPAVSATRLLPRDTNQARGLARYCREFLAGATPAQPTLAAVERFHLDSVGCGVSALAHGADAPTILRREALASPPQRGTAGVVCFGSTARCDAPRAVAANASAVREWDANGTNFGHDAARGRAAGEFGHNDWYPVAIAAATEARLDGDAALRLMLLVDEIRGRLAEVFALRRYAIDHVHHGAVASAAAFTAALGGDEAAIESAIGLVVAHYVPFRAIRAGHQLSDSKGASAALAAETAVTAARRALAGFRGPADVFRNPLALYRRFEPCPDGKSPFDLELGWSGDEFTIHSMHFKLGLYEHQSAGCLQALVDLLAREPRLAAALEGIERIVVRIYEPAFSIIADPAKRTPTTRQSADHSLPYILARSLLKAAASPAGHAPGWAELMLLPDDYSAAALADPAVARLIGRLVIEHGGSEYDSLYPDGIPTSLSIDHAAFGRLDSGLVRHPLGHARADAVRTMELVDLKFRRLAADGVADPAALAAQVRLAGRSAADVAELYAFPIRGYST, translated from the coding sequence GTGGGCGGCGAGGACCTTCACCGCCACCGTCTTGGTGGTGGTGGTGTCGGTCGCCTCATAGACCGCCCCCATGCCACCGCGGCCGAGCCGCCGGGTGACCGCGTAGGGACCCAATCGCGTCGGTTCCATGGATCCATTGTAGCCGCACGACCGGCGTGCCGGCGGCGCCGGGAGGGGTCCGCTGCGATAGAACAAGCGGGTTTCCCATCCTCCCGGAGTCCCGCCGTGTCGGCCACGCGTCTCCTTCCCCGCGACACCAACCAGGCCCGCGGCCTGGCCCGTTATTGCCGCGAGTTTCTCGCCGGCGCCACCCCCGCCCAACCCACGCTGGCGGCGGTGGAGCGGTTTCACCTCGACAGCGTGGGCTGCGGGGTGTCGGCACTGGCGCACGGGGCGGATGCCCCCACGATCCTCCGCCGCGAGGCGCTCGCGAGCCCCCCGCAGCGCGGCACGGCAGGCGTGGTCTGTTTCGGGTCGACGGCGCGGTGCGACGCCCCGCGCGCCGTCGCCGCCAACGCGTCGGCGGTCCGCGAATGGGATGCCAACGGCACCAATTTCGGCCACGACGCCGCCCGCGGCCGCGCGGCCGGTGAGTTCGGCCACAACGATTGGTATCCGGTGGCGATCGCGGCCGCCACCGAGGCCCGCCTCGACGGCGACGCCGCGCTGCGGCTGATGCTCCTCGTCGACGAGATCCGCGGCCGGCTGGCCGAGGTCTTCGCGCTGCGCCGCTACGCGATCGATCACGTCCACCACGGCGCCGTCGCCAGCGCCGCGGCGTTCACCGCCGCGCTCGGCGGCGACGAAGCCGCGATCGAGTCGGCGATCGGCCTGGTCGTCGCCCACTATGTCCCGTTCCGCGCGATCCGCGCCGGCCACCAGCTCTCCGACAGCAAGGGGGCGTCGGCGGCGCTGGCCGCCGAGACGGCCGTGACCGCCGCGCGGCGGGCGCTGGCGGGGTTCCGCGGTCCGGCCGACGTGTTCCGCAACCCGCTGGCGCTGTACCGGCGCTTCGAGCCCTGCCCCGACGGCAAGAGCCCGTTCGACCTCGAGCTCGGCTGGTCGGGCGACGAGTTCACGATCCACTCGATGCACTTCAAGCTCGGTCTCTACGAGCACCAATCGGCCGGCTGCCTCCAGGCGCTCGTCGATCTGCTGGCCCGCGAGCCGCGCCTCGCCGCGGCGCTCGAAGGCATCGAGCGGATCGTGGTGCGGATCTACGAGCCGGCCTTTTCGATCATCGCCGACCCCGCCAAGCGCACCCCCACGACCCGGCAGAGCGCCGACCACTCGCTCCCCTACATCCTCGCGCGGAGCCTCCTCAAGGCGGCGGCATCTCCGGCCGGCCACGCGCCGGGGTGGGCGGAGTTGATGCTCCTCCCCGACGACTACTCCGCGGCGGCGCTTGCCGACCCGGCGGTGGCCCGGCTCATCGGGCGCCTCGTGATCGAGCACGGCGGGAGCGAGTACGACAGCCTCTATCCCGATGGCATCCCCACGAGCCTGTCGATCGACCATGCGGCGTTCGGCCGGTTGGACAGCGGCCTGGTGCGCCATCCGCTCGGCCACGCCCGGGCCGATGCGGTGCGGACCATGGAGCTGGTCGACCTGAAATTCCGGCGCCTCGCCGCCGACGGCGTCGCCGATCCAGCGGCGCTGGCAGCGCAGGTGCGATTGGCGGGCCGGTCGGCGGCGGACGTGGCCGAGCTGTACGCCTTCCCGATCCGCGGCTACAGCACCTGA
- a CDS encoding amidohydrolase family protein: MIVLHRLVVIALAVVVATAAAPASAQTADTIYTGGPILTMRGEKPEIAEALARMKAQAAKVPPGGWIVGFGYQAKKLAENRTPSRAELDTVSTTVPVLIVDSSGHLGAGNSKVFEVAGITADTPDPAGGAFARGPDGKSLAGPMEETALNAIRAKRPPFTGKLAADAITGAARVWASYGQTTAMEAGLGLGNDDIDIVLHAMAENLLPIDLYVAAKDSNVDAALAAAYRVDAAVKEAESGTGSPAARLLAARPDLDTRYVNRVRLGGITFWLDGSLDTAWMKEPYAANPPGKEGEYRAYRQIPDEVLDAAFDRFWPTSFQIHMHINGDAVADQALAAIEKAVAKHGMRDHRPVFVHELKEERSKGTLEPGKLADLVILGKNPLDVPTDSIGAIPVVGTIKEGKTIWPREE, from the coding sequence GTGATCGTCCTTCACCGTCTTGTCGTCATCGCGCTGGCCGTCGTCGTGGCGACGGCCGCCGCCCCCGCCTCCGCCCAGACCGCCGACACGATCTACACCGGCGGACCGATCCTCACGATGCGCGGCGAGAAGCCCGAGATCGCCGAGGCCCTGGCGCGGATGAAGGCCCAGGCCGCGAAGGTGCCGCCCGGCGGCTGGATCGTCGGCTTCGGCTACCAGGCCAAGAAACTCGCCGAGAACCGGACGCCGTCGCGTGCCGAGCTCGACACCGTCTCGACGACCGTCCCGGTCCTGATCGTCGACAGTTCCGGCCACCTCGGCGCCGGGAACTCGAAGGTCTTCGAAGTCGCCGGGATCACGGCCGACACACCCGACCCCGCCGGCGGCGCGTTCGCCCGCGGCCCCGACGGCAAGAGCCTCGCCGGCCCGATGGAGGAGACGGCGCTCAACGCGATCCGCGCGAAGCGCCCGCCGTTCACCGGCAAGCTCGCCGCCGATGCGATCACCGGTGCCGCCCGCGTCTGGGCCAGCTACGGCCAGACCACGGCCATGGAGGCGGGCCTCGGCCTCGGCAACGACGACATCGACATCGTCCTCCACGCGATGGCGGAGAACCTCCTCCCGATCGACCTCTACGTGGCGGCCAAGGATTCCAACGTCGATGCCGCCCTCGCGGCCGCCTACCGCGTCGACGCCGCGGTGAAGGAGGCGGAGAGCGGAACGGGCTCCCCCGCGGCGCGGCTGCTCGCCGCCCGCCCCGACCTCGACACGCGCTACGTCAACCGCGTCCGCCTCGGCGGCATCACGTTCTGGCTCGACGGCAGCCTCGACACGGCCTGGATGAAGGAGCCCTACGCCGCCAATCCGCCGGGCAAGGAGGGGGAGTACCGCGCCTACCGCCAGATCCCCGACGAGGTCCTCGACGCCGCCTTCGACCGCTTCTGGCCAACCAGCTTCCAGATCCACATGCACATCAACGGCGACGCCGTCGCCGACCAGGCGCTGGCGGCGATCGAGAAGGCGGTGGCCAAGCACGGGATGCGCGACCACCGGCCGGTGTTCGTCCACGAGCTCAAAGAGGAGCGTTCGAAAGGGACGCTCGAACCGGGCAAACTCGCCGACCTGGTGATCCTCGGCAAGAATCCGCTCGACGTGCCGACCGACTCGATCGGCGCGATCCCCGTCGTCGGGACGATCAAGGAGGGGAAGACGATCTGGCCCCGTGAGGAGTGA
- the truB gene encoding tRNA pseudouridine(55) synthase TruB: MPPTPLIGLIAIDKPSGATSRAVVDVVARAAGTKAVGHAGTLDPLACGVVIVCLGPATRLVDHLHELPKHYRATFLLGRSSPSDDLETALVVEDDPLRPAPAAIAAAARALEGDILQRPCDYSAVHVDGKRAYRLARKGRVLDLAPKPVRIDRLAISAYDWPRLDVDIVCSSGTFVRAIGRDLAAALGTTAVMEALERTAIGPFWRAAAVDPDAVTPTALVGLLQPALAAVPHLARLTVNRQDRDALALGRPITLPPEAPEALAAVDEEGLLVGILRALPGGGHRLRPSFIGRN; encoded by the coding sequence ATGCCCCCCACCCCGCTCATCGGCCTGATCGCGATCGACAAGCCGTCGGGGGCGACGTCGCGCGCCGTCGTCGATGTCGTCGCCCGCGCGGCCGGCACGAAGGCGGTCGGCCACGCCGGCACGCTCGACCCGCTGGCGTGCGGCGTCGTGATCGTCTGCCTCGGCCCGGCGACGCGCCTCGTCGACCATCTCCACGAGCTGCCGAAGCACTACCGGGCGACGTTCCTCCTCGGCCGGTCGAGTCCCTCCGACGACCTCGAGACGGCGCTGGTCGTCGAGGACGATCCGCTCCGCCCCGCACCCGCGGCGATCGCCGCTGCCGCCCGCGCGCTCGAAGGCGACATCCTCCAACGCCCCTGCGACTACTCGGCGGTCCACGTCGACGGCAAGCGCGCCTACCGGCTCGCGCGCAAGGGGCGCGTGCTCGATCTGGCGCCCAAACCGGTCCGGATCGACCGGCTGGCGATCAGCGCCTACGACTGGCCGCGGCTCGACGTCGACATCGTCTGCTCGTCGGGGACGTTCGTCCGCGCGATCGGCCGCGACCTCGCCGCGGCGCTCGGCACGACGGCGGTGATGGAAGCGCTCGAGCGCACCGCGATCGGCCCGTTCTGGCGTGCCGCTGCCGTCGACCCCGACGCGGTCACCCCGACGGCGCTCGTCGGTCTGCTGCAGCCGGCGCTCGCCGCCGTGCCCCATCTGGCGCGGCTGACGGTGAACCGCCAGGATCGCGACGCCCTGGCGCTGGGGCGGCCGATCACGCTGCCGCCGGAAGCGCCCGAGGCGCTCGCCGCGGTCGATGAAGAAGGTCTTCTCGTCGGCATCCTCCGCGCCCTGCCGGGCGGCGGGCACCGGCTGCGCCCGAGCTTCATCGGGCGGAACTGA
- a CDS encoding LamB/YcsF family protein translates to MTGRHRVDLNADMGEGDGDADAALLAIVSSCSIACGGHAGDAGSMARTVRLAGARGVAVGAHPSYPDRAGFGRRPIAIAPARLTAALEAQIGALATIAAAAGVRLAHVKPHGALYATAATDRRVADAVVAAVRAIDPRLVLVGLSGGALLRAGTDGGLAVASEAFADRGYGADGTLTPRGFPGAVLHDAAAVAARALRMVTAGIVAAADGAALPVRADTICIHGDTPNAAALAGAVRAALDAAGVTVAPFSSAR, encoded by the coding sequence ATGACGGGCCGGCACCGCGTCGATCTCAATGCCGACATGGGTGAGGGCGATGGCGACGCCGATGCGGCGCTCCTGGCGATCGTGAGCAGCTGCTCCATCGCCTGCGGCGGCCACGCCGGCGATGCCGGCTCGATGGCGCGCACGGTCCGCCTCGCGGGCGCCCGTGGCGTGGCGGTCGGAGCGCACCCGTCGTATCCCGACCGCGCGGGTTTCGGACGACGGCCGATCGCGATCGCCCCGGCGCGGCTCACCGCGGCGCTCGAAGCGCAGATCGGAGCGCTCGCCACGATCGCCGCCGCTGCCGGGGTGCGGCTCGCCCATGTGAAGCCGCACGGTGCCCTCTACGCCACCGCGGCGACCGACCGCCGCGTGGCCGACGCCGTGGTCGCGGCGGTGCGCGCGATCGACCCGCGGCTCGTACTCGTGGGTCTGTCCGGCGGCGCGCTGCTCCGTGCCGGCACCGACGGCGGACTCGCGGTCGCCAGCGAGGCGTTCGCCGACCGTGGCTACGGGGCCGATGGCACGCTCACGCCCCGTGGTTTCCCCGGCGCCGTCCTCCACGACGCGGCGGCGGTGGCCGCCCGGGCACTGCGGATGGTGACAGCGGGAATCGTCGCGGCTGCCGACGGCGCCGCGCTGCCGGTGCGTGCCGACACCATCTGCATCCATGGCGACACGCCGAACGCCGCCGCGCTCGCCGGCGCCGTGCGCGCGGCACTCGATGCCGCCGGCGTGACCGTCGCGCCGTTCAGTTCCGCCCGATGA
- a CDS encoding biotin-dependent carboxyltransferase family protein — MIHVVRAAGQTTVQDLGRPGHRGRGIVPGGAADTLALVTANLLVGNPAGTAALEMTLLGPALSVDRPTTIALSGADLGMRVDGRPCPPWRAHDLPADACIEFAGRRSGCRAILAVAGGIDVASVLGSRATDLRAGLGGLGGRALRTGDLLPIGPEPARRPPSGPALAPDLRSHGGGRVRFVAGPEAGWFTAAARDTFATSPYTLTAASDRMGCRLAGAPLPLAAPRDMLSQSVLPGTVQVPPGGLPIVLLADAPVTGGYPRIGVVITVDLPIVAQTMPGETLRFHEVGLDEALALCRERRSALARLGAGLACAETHR; from the coding sequence ATGATCCACGTCGTGCGCGCGGCCGGCCAGACCACGGTGCAGGATCTCGGCCGCCCCGGCCACCGCGGCCGGGGCATCGTCCCCGGCGGCGCCGCCGACACCTTGGCCCTCGTCACCGCCAACCTGCTCGTCGGCAACCCGGCGGGCACGGCGGCGCTCGAGATGACACTCCTCGGCCCGGCGCTGTCCGTCGATCGGCCGACCACGATCGCGCTCTCCGGCGCCGACCTCGGCATGCGGGTCGACGGCCGGCCCTGCCCGCCGTGGCGGGCGCACGACCTGCCGGCCGACGCCTGCATCGAGTTCGCCGGACGCCGCAGCGGCTGCCGGGCGATCCTCGCCGTCGCCGGAGGCATCGACGTCGCCTCCGTGCTCGGCAGCCGCGCCACCGACCTGCGCGCCGGCCTCGGCGGCCTTGGCGGGCGGGCGCTGCGGACCGGCGACCTGCTCCCGATCGGTCCGGAGCCCGCACGGCGACCGCCGTCCGGGCCGGCGCTGGCCCCCGACCTCCGCAGCCACGGAGGCGGAAGGGTGCGCTTCGTCGCCGGCCCCGAAGCCGGCTGGTTCACGGCGGCCGCGCGCGACACCTTCGCCACCTCCCCCTACACGCTGACCGCCGCCAGCGACCGGATGGGATGCCGCCTCGCCGGAGCGCCGCTTCCCCTCGCGGCACCGCGCGACATGCTCTCGCAGTCGGTGCTTCCGGGCACGGTGCAGGTGCCCCCCGGGGGCCTGCCGATCGTGCTCCTGGCCGACGCGCCGGTGACCGGCGGCTACCCGAGAATCGGCGTCGTGATCACCGTCGACCTCCCGATCGTCGCGCAGACGATGCCGGGGGAGACGCTCCGGTTCCACGAGGTGGGGCTCGACGAGGCGCTGGCGCTGTGCCGGGAGCGCCGCAGCGCCCTCGCCCGACTCGGCGCCGGGCTGGCGTGCGCGGAGACGCACCGATGA
- the pxpB gene encoding 5-oxoprolinase subunit PxpB, whose product MSRSNEIGSGPAPRVTPENPPAPAIRQQAALANTCSRVITHPFRCPAASARGRSADTADHRRGPVRILLWVRHRPPPRLPSRNRRVRLSSLGDSALVIRIAPDGAAGDTATIEAVRGAVACLAAADLPGVVDVAAASATVTLFFDPGITSATLLGPLVGRLLAARADRAAAAPCVVSLPVCYGGVHGPDLDSIAAHAGLAADDVIRLHAGAEYRVAMIGFLPGFPYLVGLPAALATPRLAEPRTEVPAGAVGIAGDRTGIYPLASPGGWRIIGRTPLALFRPDHDPPTRLAAGDVVRFTPIDAGEFVRLVAEAER is encoded by the coding sequence ATGTCGCGGTCGAACGAGATCGGCTCCGGCCCGGCGCCGCGCGTCACCCCGGAGAATCCCCCCGCGCCGGCAATCAGGCAGCAAGCCGCACTGGCGAACACCTGCAGTCGCGTCATCACTCACCCGTTCCGCTGCCCCGCCGCTTCGGCGCGTGGCCGTTCCGCAGACACCGCGGACCACCGCCGCGGCCCGGTCCGTATCCTACTATGGGTTCGCCACCGTCCCCCACCCCGACTTCCCTCCCGGAACCGGCGCGTGCGGCTCTCGTCGCTCGGAGATTCCGCCCTCGTCATCCGCATCGCCCCCGACGGCGCCGCGGGCGACACCGCCACGATCGAGGCGGTGCGCGGCGCGGTCGCGTGCCTGGCCGCCGCCGACCTGCCCGGGGTGGTCGACGTGGCCGCCGCCTCGGCGACCGTCACGCTGTTCTTCGATCCGGGCATCACGTCTGCAACGCTGCTCGGTCCCCTCGTCGGCCGACTCCTCGCGGCCCGTGCCGATCGCGCGGCCGCGGCACCGTGCGTCGTGTCGCTGCCGGTGTGTTACGGCGGCGTCCACGGCCCCGACCTCGACTCCATCGCCGCCCATGCCGGCCTCGCCGCCGACGACGTGATCCGCCTCCACGCCGGCGCGGAGTATCGCGTGGCGATGATCGGCTTCCTCCCGGGGTTTCCCTATCTCGTCGGCTTGCCGGCGGCGCTCGCCACGCCGCGGCTGGCTGAGCCGCGCACGGAGGTGCCCGCCGGCGCCGTGGGGATCGCCGGCGACCGCACCGGCATCTATCCGCTCGCCTCCCCCGGTGGCTGGCGGATCATCGGCCGCACACCGCTGGCTCTCTTCCGCCCCGATCACGATCCACCGACGCGCCTCGCCGCCGGCGACGTCGTGCGCTTCACCCCGATCGATGCCGGCGAGTTCGTCCGCCTCGTGGCGGAGGCCGAACGATGA
- a CDS encoding DUF1549 domain-containing protein → MTRLQVFASAACCLIAGAGGFSGVTRGAGPEPISFDRDIRPILSDSCYFCHGPDSANRQAGLRLDRRESATTALDGGATAIVAGDPAASALLERITSTDPDLVMPPPEAKLGRLAPEQVDLLRRWIAAGAVYEPHWAFVAPADAPLPPASDSSGDHPLDRIVAERLADRGLALQPEADRATLVRRATFDLTGLPPTPEEVRAFVADGAPDAYERLLDRLLASPRYGERMAADWMDVARYADSYGFQVDRDRPMWPWRDWVIAAFNRNLPWNDFVTWQLAGDLLPGATDEQILATAFNRLHQQEAEGGSVEEEYRVNHVNDRTTTFGTAFLGLTLECARCHDHKFDPVSQREYYQLFAFFDDVDEAGLYSFFTPAVPTPKLALPDEPTRAALARAEAECELALTDVARSEGAAMAAATDWAAGRGTLPADVHRGEVPGELVHYDFEARGGDGKFPSWLSIRDGATSPADNRLVPGRDGNAVALTGDHPVQTPVGNFRRSQPFTIAAWVRVPEAYSRAVLWHRSQAWTDAGSRGYELLVEDGRLKWSLIHFWPGDAASVRTAEPVPTGRWAHVAVTSDGSGRAAGLSIVVDGRPAALETVRDGLSREITGGGGDHVRIGERMRDNGFKGGLVDDFRVFSRRLAPLEIQELVRPGTIRDLVAAPPADPAAAAEAAWLVGGYVAAALDPDVAVARDRLAAARRARDDLAERPAEIMVMRELAVPKTAYVLARGDYDKRRDPVQPDTPAFLPPFPADAPRNRLGLARWLTAPDHPLLARVTVNRVWQGLFGLGLVKTPEDLGSQSPRPEHREALDWLARDFARDWDMKRLLATIMTSRSYRQRSGAAEQVEADDPANVWLARGPRHRLPGEMIRDGILAAAGLLVERVGGPSVNPYDLPESFKPSAAGSGEALYRRSLYTFWRRTGPAPVLESFDVPKRVVCVARRDVTNTPLHALVLLNGPQFVEAARVLAERLLASGAAPDDALVTAFERLTCRPPDEAERAILRDLLAGQREWYAAHPDEAAKLVAVGSMKPAEGVPAVEVAAVAAAVNALMNHDGCVVKR, encoded by the coding sequence ATGACGCGACTGCAGGTGTTCGCCAGTGCGGCTTGCTGCCTGATTGCCGGCGCGGGGGGATTCTCCGGGGTGACGCGCGGCGCCGGGCCGGAGCCGATCTCGTTCGACCGCGACATCCGCCCGATCCTCTCCGACAGCTGCTATTTCTGCCACGGCCCCGATTCGGCCAACCGCCAGGCGGGCCTCCGCCTCGACCGCCGCGAGAGCGCCACGACGGCGCTCGACGGCGGTGCGACGGCGATCGTCGCCGGTGATCCCGCTGCCAGCGCCCTCCTCGAGCGGATCACCTCCACCGATCCCGACCTCGTCATGCCGCCCCCCGAGGCGAAGCTCGGCCGGCTCGCCCCGGAGCAGGTCGATCTCCTGCGCCGGTGGATCGCCGCCGGTGCGGTCTACGAGCCCCACTGGGCGTTTGTCGCGCCCGCCGACGCGCCGCTGCCCCCTGCCAGCGACTCGAGCGGCGACCATCCGCTCGACCGGATCGTCGCCGAGCGGCTCGCCGACCGCGGGCTCGCGCTCCAGCCGGAGGCCGACCGGGCGACGCTCGTTCGCCGCGCGACGTTCGACCTCACCGGCCTGCCGCCGACACCCGAGGAGGTCCGGGCGTTCGTCGCCGACGGCGCGCCGGACGCCTACGAGCGCCTCCTCGACCGGCTCCTCGCCAGCCCGCGCTACGGCGAGCGGATGGCGGCCGACTGGATGGACGTCGCCCGCTATGCCGACAGCTACGGGTTCCAGGTCGACCGCGACCGGCCGATGTGGCCGTGGCGCGACTGGGTGATCGCCGCCTTCAACCGCAACCTCCCCTGGAACGACTTCGTCACCTGGCAGTTGGCCGGCGACCTTCTCCCGGGCGCCACCGACGAGCAGATCCTCGCCACCGCCTTCAACCGGCTCCACCAGCAGGAGGCCGAGGGGGGGAGCGTCGAGGAGGAATACCGCGTCAACCACGTCAACGACCGGACGACGACGTTCGGCACGGCGTTCCTCGGGCTGACGCTCGAGTGTGCCCGGTGCCACGACCACAAGTTCGATCCCGTCTCGCAGCGCGAGTACTACCAGCTGTTCGCGTTCTTCGACGACGTCGACGAGGCCGGGCTGTATTCGTTCTTCACCCCCGCGGTGCCGACACCGAAGCTGGCGCTGCCCGACGAGCCGACGCGCGCCGCCCTGGCCCGGGCGGAGGCGGAGTGCGAGCTGGCGCTGACCGACGTGGCGCGGAGCGAGGGCGCCGCGATGGCGGCGGCGACGGACTGGGCGGCGGGGCGCGGCACGCTTCCCGCCGACGTCCACCGCGGCGAGGTGCCCGGCGAGCTGGTGCATTACGACTTCGAGGCGCGCGGGGGCGACGGCAAGTTCCCCAGCTGGCTGTCGATCCGCGACGGCGCCACGTCGCCGGCTGACAACCGCCTCGTGCCGGGGCGCGACGGCAACGCCGTGGCCCTCACCGGCGACCACCCGGTGCAGACACCGGTCGGTAATTTCCGCCGCAGCCAGCCGTTCACGATCGCCGCCTGGGTGCGCGTGCCGGAGGCCTACTCGCGGGCCGTGCTCTGGCACCGCTCGCAGGCCTGGACCGACGCCGGGAGCCGCGGCTACGAGCTGCTCGTCGAGGACGGGCGGTTGAAGTGGTCGCTGATCCACTTCTGGCCGGGAGACGCGGCCAGCGTGCGCACCGCCGAGCCGGTGCCGACGGGGCGCTGGGCGCATGTCGCGGTGACCAGCGACGGCTCGGGGCGCGCGGCGGGCCTGTCGATCGTCGTCGACGGCCGGCCGGCGGCGCTCGAGACGGTGCGCGACGGCTTGTCACGCGAAATCACCGGCGGCGGTGGCGACCACGTGCGGATCGGCGAGCGGATGCGCGACAACGGCTTCAAGGGGGGCCTCGTCGACGACTTCCGCGTCTTCTCCCGGCGCCTCGCGCCGCTCGAGATCCAGGAGTTGGTCCGGCCGGGGACGATCCGCGATCTCGTCGCCGCGCCGCCGGCCGACCCGGCGGCGGCGGCCGAAGCCGCCTGGCTCGTCGGCGGCTACGTCGCCGCCGCGCTCGATCCCGACGTGGCCGTCGCGCGCGATCGGCTCGCGGCGGCACGGCGGGCGCGCGACGACCTCGCCGAGCGGCCGGCGGAGATCATGGTGATGCGCGAGCTGGCGGTGCCGAAGACGGCCTACGTGCTGGCGCGCGGCGACTACGACAAGCGCCGCGACCCGGTGCAGCCCGACACGCCCGCCTTCCTTCCCCCCTTCCCGGCCGACGCGCCGCGCAACCGCCTCGGCCTGGCGCGCTGGCTGACCGCGCCCGACCACCCGCTGCTGGCGCGGGTCACGGTCAACCGGGTGTGGCAGGGGCTGTTCGGCCTCGGGCTGGTGAAGACGCCGGAGGATCTCGGCAGCCAGTCGCCGCGCCCCGAGCACCGCGAAGCGCTCGATTGGCTGGCGCGCGACTTCGCCCGCGACTGGGACATGAAGCGGCTCCTCGCGACGATCATGACCTCGCGCAGCTACCGGCAGCGGAGCGGCGCCGCGGAGCAGGTCGAGGCCGACGACCCGGCGAATGTGTGGCTGGCGCGCGGGCCGCGGCACCGGCTCCCCGGCGAGATGATCCGCGACGGGATCCTCGCGGCGGCGGGGCTGCTCGTCGAGCGCGTCGGGGGCCCGAGCGTCAATCCCTACGACCTCCCCGAATCGTTCAAGCCGTCGGCGGCCGGGAGCGGCGAGGCCCTCTACCGGCGCAGCCTGTACACGTTCTGGCGGCGCACCGGCCCGGCGCCGGTGCTCGAGAGCTTCGACGTGCCGAAGCGCGTCGTCTGCGTCGCCCGGCGCGACGTCACCAACACGCCGCTCCACGCCCTGGTGCTCCTCAACGGTCCGCAGTTCGTCGAGGCGGCGCGGGTCCTTGCCGAGCGGCTCCTCGCCTCCGGCGCGGCGCCGGACGACGCCCTGGTGACCGCGTTCGAACGGCTCACCTGCCGGCCCCCCGACGAGGCCGAGCGGGCGATCCTCCGCGACCTTCTCGCCGGGCAGCGCGAGTGGTACGCCGCCCATCCCGACGAGGCTGCCAAGCTCGTCGCGGTGGGGAGCATGAAGCCGGCCGAGGGCGTGCCGGCGGTCGAGGTGGCGGCGGTCGCCGCCGCGGTCAACGCCCTGATGAATCATGACGGCTGCGTGGTGAAGCGCTGA